GAGAAGATGACGTTCGGGGAGATCCAGGCCGCGCTCGCCGAGGGACGGCACGACGTCGTCGTCCCGTGCGGAGCGGTGGAGCAGCACGGCCGCCACCTGCCCTTGGACGTGGACGCCGTGCACGCCGACCGGCTGGCCCAGGAGGTCGCCGGGCGGCTCGGGACCGCGCTGGTCGCCCCGACGATCCGGGTCGGCGTGTCGCCGCACCACATGGCCTTCCCCGGGACGATCAGCCTCCGGCCGGAGACCTTCGAGGCCGTCTGCTCCGACTACTGCCGGAGCCTGGCCGCGCACGGCTTCCGGACGATCCTGTGCTTCTCCGCGCACGGCGGGAACTTCGCGCCGCTGGCGGAGATGGAGCAGCGGCTGGACGACCTGGTGGGGCCGGACTGCCGGGTGCTGGTGTTCGCCGACCTGCTGGGCCTCGTCCGGGTGTGGCGGTCCTGCGTCGAGGACGGGGGAGGGGATCCCGACCACGTCGGCGGGCACGCGGACGTGGCCGAGTCCTCCGTGTACGCCCACCTCCGGCCCGGCGACGTGCGGACCGACCAGCTGGCCCGGGGCTACCGCGGGCCGGTCGACGACGCCGTGCTGGAGCGCCTGTTCACCGGCGGGATCGGGGCGCTCTCGGACACCGGGGTCATGGGTGATCCGCACGGGTTCTCCGAGGCCATCGGTGCACTGTGCGTGCAGCGGGTCGCCGACGTGATCGCCGGCCACTTCACCGAGCGGATGGCGCTCGGGGACACGTGACCGGTGGCTCCGGGGCGGTCACGCGGGTGCGCACAGCCGGAACACGGAGCCGAGGTGGTCGAGCAGGGGTCCGGCGGTGGCGGGCTGCCCGCGGAAGGCGACGTACCCGTCGGGTCGCACCAGGTACAGCGACTCGGCCGCGGCTGCGTAGCGGTGGTGGGCGTCGCGGTCCGGGTCGAGGACCACCTCGACGTCGTCGTCCAGTCCGTCGGGCCTGCGGTCGGCGGGCACCACGAGGTGGGTGCGGACGTCGTCGCCCAACGCGGCGCGCACCCGTCGTGCGGTCGTGACCAACCGCCGGTAGCCGCCGTCGGTGGCGGCGGGGCCGTCGAACAGCAGGAGCGTGGAGTGCGTGCCGCGGAAGAGGTCGAAGAGCCGGGTCGGCGCGCCGCCGGCGCCGTGACGCACCTGGGCGTCCGGGGCCCGGTCGCCGGCGTGCGGGCCGCAGCGGAACCGGACGTGGTCGACCGGGCCGGCACCCTCTCCGTCGCCGGCGAGGTCCACGGTGGCCAGCTCGCGGGCCAGCGAGCCGTCCCGGTACCCCACGTCGAGCTCGGCCACGCCGTCGAGGAGCCGGTCCAGGACGGCCGGCAGCCGCAGGGCCGGCACGAGGACCCGGTCGCGCAGGAAGGTCATGACCGGATGGGGGGAGAAGAGGGCGTGGTGGCCGAGGTCGCTGCTCGTGAGGACTGCGCGGGCGACCGGCATCCGCTCCTCCTGGTACGTGTCGAGGAGAGGGTGACCCGCACGGCCACGGAGGACGGCGGCGAGCTTCCAGCCGAGGTTGTAGGCGTCCTGGATGCCGGTGTTCATGCCCTGACCGCCCGCCGGGCTGTGCACGTGGGCGGCGTCGCCGGCCAGCAGCACCCGTCCCGCGCGGTAGCGGTCGACGATGGCGACGCGGGGGCTGAAGTCGGACAGCCAGGTCGCGTCGCTCAACCGCACGTGCCCGGAGCCGCGCTCGGCGAACAGGCGCTGGAGCAGCTCCAGGGACGCCGTCTCCAGGTCACCGGAGGCGTCGGGCCGCACGCTGGCCTGCACCTGCCAGGTCCCGCTCCCGTCGAGCGGGTCGGCGGCGAGGTACCCGTCGTCGTCGAACCAGGCGAACGACGAGCCGTCGGCCGGCAGGCCCTCGATCCGGACGTCACCCAGGACGAAGTGCTCGTCGTGGCTCCCGCCGCGCAGGGGGATGCCGGCCAGCGTCCGCACCCGGCTGCTCCCGCCGTCGCAGCCGACGACGTAGGCGGCCCGGACCAGCTCGACCGCGCCGGTGGAGCCGTCGGTCACGGTGGCGGTGACACCGTCGGCGTCCTGGTCGAGGGCGACCAGCTCCCGCCCGGACTCGACGGCGCCGTCGAGCTCCGACAACCGCGTCCGCAGCAGCTGCTCCGTGCGCCACTGCGGCAGCACGACCAGGTTCGGGTACGGGACCCCGGGCTGCGGCGGGCGCGCGGGCACGTCCAGGTCCAGGGCGAGCCGTCCGCCCGAGTACAGGCGCACGTGGTGGTGGGTGCGGCCGGCGGCCAGGGCGGCCCCGGCGATCCCCAGGTCGTCGAAGACCTCGAGGCTGCGCGGTTGCAGGCCCTTGCCCCGGGATCGGTGGTGGTGGCCGGTGGCCCGGTCGACGACCCGGCAGTCGACGCCGCGGCGGCGCAGGTCGCAGGCCAGCGTGAGTCCGGTCGGGCCGGCGCCGACGACGAGGACGTCCGTGCTGGTGCTCATGGTGGTCAGCCCTCCAGGAGCGGGGACGGGGAACGGCCGTCGAGGAACTCCCGCCAGGTGCAGCCGCCGGAGCGGTTGCCGGGGACCAGTCCGGCGCCCGCTCGCAGCGCCGCGGAGACCGCGCCGGGCAGGGGGACCTCCACCACCGGCCGGCGGCGCCCGGTCCTGCGGAGGCGGTCGCGGACGAGCTCCACGACCGGGAACACCTCCGGGCCGCCGAGGTCCGGCAGCCGGCCGGCGGGCCCGGACGCCACGGCGTCCGCCAGCCGGCGGGCGACCTCCTCGACGTCGATCGGCTGGACCCGCCAGCCGCGTGGCACGGGTACGACGGGCAGCCTCGCCAGGCGACCGAGCAGGTCCGCGACGAACTCGTGGAACTGCGTGGTGCGCAGGACGGTCCAGGGCAGCCCGGACCGCTCGACCGCCGCCTCGACGGCCAGCTTCGACCGGTAGTACTCCGTCGGGATGCGGTCGACGCCGACGACGGAGACGTGGACGACGTGCGGACCGCCGGCGTCGCGCGCGGCCGCCAGCAGCCGCTCGGTTCCTCCCACGTCGACCTCTCGGGACCTCCGCGGATCCGTGGCGCAGTGGACGATCCCGGAGCAGCCGGTCACGGCTCGGCGCAGTCCGGCTCCGGTGGCCAGGTCCGCCACGACCACGTCGGCGCCCGGCGCCGGCGGTGCGGCCGGGTTCCGGCTCAGGATCCGCACCGTGTGGCCCCGGGCCGCCAGGGCGCGGACCACCCGGCGCCCGAGGCGTCCGGTGCCGCCGGTGACGAGCACGCTGGTCATCGCACATCCCTCCGTCAGGACCGGTCGAGGAGGGGAGCGTCGCGGCCGGGCCTTGACGGTCGGTTGGCTCCTCACCCGTGCTCGGCGTCAAGCCGGCGTCAAACCGCCGCGGGCACCGTCGCGCCGAGGCACCCGGCCCCTGGAGGCACGATGACCCCCCGGACCCCCCGGACCCCCCGGACCCCCCGGACCCCCCGGACCCCCCGCGGCTCACCGGCCGGCATCGTCTTCCGGCGGCTCGACGCAGGCCCCGAGCGCCGACAGGCCGCACGGCTGCTGCCCGACTGCGGGCTCGACGACCACGACGCGGGCTGTGTCTGGTACGGACTGTGCGACCTGACCGCGACCACGGCCGGCGGCCTCGCCGGGGTGGCGGTGGTCCGCTGCGTGGACGCCACGACGGCCCGGCTGTGCGGTCTCGCCGTGTCGGCGGCCCACCACGATCGCCGGCTCGGACGACGGCTGGTCGGCGAGGTCGCGGACCGGCTCCGCGCGTCGGGCGTGGAGGAGATCACCGCCCCACCCGTCCGCGACCGCCGGGTCGCGGTGCTGCTCGCCCGGGTCGGTTTCGTCCCGCGCGAGCCGGGTCAGGACTGCGCGTCGGGGTGGTCGCAGCTCCCGCTGTGACGATCCGTCGCGGCTCCGCGGCAGGTGTCGGCGGCGCGCTGCTGCAGCAGGACGGAGCCCTGCTCAGCGGCGAGGGTGACTGCCCGGTGCAACGCGCCGCGGGCCTCCTCGGCACGCGGTTCGGGCAGGGAGAGCAGAGCCAGCGCCCTGAGGCGGTGCAGCTCGGACTCGTAGAGCCGCTCGCCCGTGCGGGCGACCCGGGACAGCGCGTCGTCCAGCAGCCGTAGCGCCTGGGTCGGCTGCTGGTCGCGGAGGTGGGCCTCGGCCAGCAGCCCGAACCCCCAGGCGAGGAGGTGCTGGACGCCGCCCGCCTCGATCTGGGTGAGCTCGCGGCGCAGCGAGGGGATCGCGACCCCGGGATCTCCTTCCAGGGCCTCCACCCAGCCCAGGACCACGGCCGCGTATCCGCTCGGCGCCGGGAAGTTCCACCTGTCGGCCAGGTCCTGGGCCTCGGCAGCCCAGGTGCGCGCCGCCGAGCTGTCGCGGCGCAGGGCGGCCAGCAGGGCAGCTCCGGTCAGGACGGCGGCCCGCGCGAACGGGTGCTGCTCGCGGGACCCCTCGACGGCCGCCGCGACGAGATCCGCGGCGGGCTCCAGCTCGCCGAGGGGGTCGAGCACGGCGGAGAGCTGCAGCTGCAGGATGAACACCGGTGGGAGGGGCTCGCGGGCCGTCGGCGCCCCGCCCGCCACCCGCAGTCCCTGCTCGAGCTGCTCGCGGGCCTCGCGGAGCCGACCCTGACCCCACAGCGTCCTGCCCAGGGCCAGGTGGGCGACGGTGGACGCGACCGGATCGGCGGTGTCCGCGGCGATCCCGAGCATGCGCTCGGCCAGGGCCCCGGCGGCGCGGTGGTCGGCCCTGGCGTACGCCACCTCGAAGAGGCTGTGGTACGCGGCGAGCAGGGCCGAGCTGTCGCCGAGCTGGTCGGCCAGTTCACGGGCGCGGGCGAAGCTCGCCCACGCCTCCTCGCTCGCCGTGTCGTGCAGCTGGACCAGCAGCGTGCCGAGGCGCAGGTGGACGTGCAGCTCCGAGGCGGCGCGTCCGGTGGTCGGGGGCACGGCGGCGAGCAGGTCCAGGCTCCGTCGCAGTTGTCGCTCGGCCTCCTCGTGCGCCAGCGTGTCGAGGCAGTGTTCCGCCCCCGCGATGACGTGGGGAACGGCCTGTTCGGGGCCGACCACGGGGGCGGCCAGCCACCAGTGCTGGGCGAGCTGCAGCACGTGGTCGGCGTCGTCGTCGCGGTGGTCGAGCAGTGCCTGTCCCACGCGGGCGTGCAGTCGGGCCCGGCGTGCGCGGCTGATCTCGCCGTAGACGGCCTCGCGGATCAGCGCGTGCGCGAAGCGGAAGCGGCCCACCGTCGCCGGGTCCTCGACGACCAGCCCGGCCGACACGTTCAGCTCGACGGCGGCGAGCGCGTCGTCGTCGTCCATCCCGGTCACGGCACGGACGACGTCGAGGTCGAACTCGTGACCGATGACCGCCGCGACGAGCAGCACGGTGCGGGTCTGGTCGGGGAGCCGGCCGAGACGCCGGCGGAGCACGTCGCGCACGCCGGCGGGGACCTGCCGGGCGACGAGCGCCGCCGCCTCGCTCGTCGTCCGCCCCGGCCAGCCGTTGGTGCCGAGCAGGCGGAGCACCTCGAGGACGAAGAACGGATTGCCGCCGGTGCGGTCCCCGATCAGCCGGGCCAGCTCCTCGTCGGGGTCCGTGCCGGTGTGGGACGCCATCACCTGGGCCACGTCGGCGACCTCCAGGCCGGTCAGCTCCAGCCGGTCCACCGGCACCGCCCGTGCCAGCTCGGCGAGCGTGTCGGCGAGCGGCTCCCGGCCGTCGAGGTCCCGGTCGCGGTACGTCGCCAGCACCACGACAGGGGTGTCGGCCAGCGTCGTGGCGAGGTGGCTCAGCAGCCGGTGGGAGGCGACGTCGGCCCACTGCAGGTCGTCGAGGACCACCAGCAGGCGTCGGCCGGAGGCGAGCTCCCGCAGCGCAGCGGTGGCTGCCTGGCAGAGCCGGAAGCGGGCCGCCTCCGGGTCGACCACCGGTGCGGGCGGCCGGGGGCCACCGTCGGCCAGTTCCGGCAGGATGGGTGCCAGCTCGACGGCGTGGACGCCCAGCCCGGCGCCGGGCGTTCCGGCCGGTCCGCCGCCCAACAGGGTCCGGAGCACCTGCGTCCAGGGCCAGAACGGCGGGGCCCCGGCGTCCTGGTCGCTGCGACCCCAGCCCACGGCGACCCCGGATGCGCGGGCGCGTCGCGCTGCTTCCTCGGCCAGCTCCGTCTTGCCGATCCCGGGCTCGCCCGCCACCAGGACCACCCGTCCCCGGCCGGTCGCCGTCGCGGCCAGCGCCTCGTCGATCACCCGCAGGTGTGCGTCGCGCCCGACGAGGCCGCCGGGCGCGGCCGGGGCCACGACGTCCGCGGCCTCGACGTCCGCGGCCTCGACGTCGGACCGGGACGTGACCGGTGCCACCGCGGGAGCCGGCCCGGGCGCGCGGCGGTGGTCGGCGGTGGCCGCCGTCCAGTCCAGGTGCGGGGCCTGGCGGAGGACGTCCTGTTCGAGGTCGCGGAGCGCCTGGCCGGGGTCCAGGCCGAGCTCCTCGCGCAACTGCCCGCGGAACCGCTGATAGCTCTGCAGTGCCTCGGCCTGCCGTCCGCAGCGGTACAGGGCGGTCATGCGCAGACCCTGGAGGCGCTCCCGGAACGGGTGCTCGCCCGTCAGCCGTTCGAGCTCCGCGACGATCCGGGCGTGTCGGCCGGTGCCGAGGTCGGCGCTCAGCCGGTCCTCCAGCGCGGTCAGCCGGAGGTCCTCCAGCCGGGCCCGCTCGGCCTGCACGAACGACGCATCGGCGAGGTCGGCCAGGACGGGCCCGCGCCACAGCCCGAGGGCCGCCTCCAGTGTCTCCGCGGCGCGGGGTGCCTCCCCCTGCTGCAGGAGGTCGTGGCCCTCCCGCGCGAGGGTCTCGAAGCGCGTGGCGTCGAGGTCGTCGGGACCCACCACGAGCCGGTAGCCCGGCGCCTGGTTCACGATCACCGTCGCGGGGGCGCCGGGCGCACGCCGGGGCTCCAGCAGCCGACGCAGGTGGGAGACGTACGCCTGCACCGAGGCGAGGGCCTGCGGCGGCGAGTGCGGGCCCCACAGCTCCTCGACCAACCGGTCGAGCGAGACCACGGTGCCGGCGTCGAGCAGCAGGATCGCGAGAACGGCGCGCTGCTTGGGCCGCCCGAGGACCAGCGGCCGTCCCGCGTCGAGGACCTGCAGCGGTCCGAGGATGTCGAACTGCACCGCCCACCCGCCTCCCCGGCGCCCGCCGACCTCGCCGTCGGGCCATCCTGCCCCGCGGCGGCCGTGTCCCGGCTCCTCGCCGTCGCGGCGCTGCGGGCCCCGTCAAGCGGAT
This region of Geodermatophilus bullaregiensis genomic DNA includes:
- a CDS encoding creatininase family protein, translated to MLLEKMTFGEIQAALAEGRHDVVVPCGAVEQHGRHLPLDVDAVHADRLAQEVAGRLGTALVAPTIRVGVSPHHMAFPGTISLRPETFEAVCSDYCRSLAAHGFRTILCFSAHGGNFAPLAEMEQRLDDLVGPDCRVLVFADLLGLVRVWRSCVEDGGGDPDHVGGHADVAESSVYAHLRPGDVRTDQLARGYRGPVDDAVLERLFTGGIGALSDTGVMGDPHGFSEAIGALCVQRVADVIAGHFTERMALGDT
- a CDS encoding FAD-dependent monooxygenase, whose amino-acid sequence is MSTSTDVLVVGAGPTGLTLACDLRRRGVDCRVVDRATGHHHRSRGKGLQPRSLEVFDDLGIAGAALAAGRTHHHVRLYSGGRLALDLDVPARPPQPGVPYPNLVVLPQWRTEQLLRTRLSELDGAVESGRELVALDQDADGVTATVTDGSTGAVELVRAAYVVGCDGGSSRVRTLAGIPLRGGSHDEHFVLGDVRIEGLPADGSSFAWFDDDGYLAADPLDGSGTWQVQASVRPDASGDLETASLELLQRLFAERGSGHVRLSDATWLSDFSPRVAIVDRYRAGRVLLAGDAAHVHSPAGGQGMNTGIQDAYNLGWKLAAVLRGRAGHPLLDTYQEERMPVARAVLTSSDLGHHALFSPHPVMTFLRDRVLVPALRLPAVLDRLLDGVAELDVGYRDGSLARELATVDLAGDGEGAGPVDHVRFRCGPHAGDRAPDAQVRHGAGGAPTRLFDLFRGTHSTLLLFDGPAATDGGYRRLVTTARRVRAALGDDVRTHLVVPADRRPDGLDDDVEVVLDPDRDAHHRYAAAAESLYLVRPDGYVAFRGQPATAGPLLDHLGSVFRLCAPA
- a CDS encoding SDR family oxidoreductase; this translates as MTSVLVTGGTGRLGRRVVRALAARGHTVRILSRNPAAPPAPGADVVVADLATGAGLRRAVTGCSGIVHCATDPRRSREVDVGGTERLLAAARDAGGPHVVHVSVVGVDRIPTEYYRSKLAVEAAVERSGLPWTVLRTTQFHEFVADLLGRLARLPVVPVPRGWRVQPIDVEEVARRLADAVASGPAGRLPDLGGPEVFPVVELVRDRLRRTGRRRPVVEVPLPGAVSAALRAGAGLVPGNRSGGCTWREFLDGRSPSPLLEG
- a CDS encoding GNAT family N-acetyltransferase, with protein sequence MTPRTPRTPRTPRTPRTPRGSPAGIVFRRLDAGPERRQAARLLPDCGLDDHDAGCVWYGLCDLTATTAGGLAGVAVVRCVDATTARLCGLAVSAAHHDRRLGRRLVGEVADRLRASGVEEITAPPVRDRRVAVLLARVGFVPREPGQDCASGWSQLPL
- a CDS encoding BTAD domain-containing putative transcriptional regulator, producing MQFDILGPLQVLDAGRPLVLGRPKQRAVLAILLLDAGTVVSLDRLVEELWGPHSPPQALASVQAYVSHLRRLLEPRRAPGAPATVIVNQAPGYRLVVGPDDLDATRFETLAREGHDLLQQGEAPRAAETLEAALGLWRGPVLADLADASFVQAERARLEDLRLTALEDRLSADLGTGRHARIVAELERLTGEHPFRERLQGLRMTALYRCGRQAEALQSYQRFRGQLREELGLDPGQALRDLEQDVLRQAPHLDWTAATADHRRAPGPAPAVAPVTSRSDVEAADVEAADVVAPAAPGGLVGRDAHLRVIDEALAATATGRGRVVLVAGEPGIGKTELAEEAARRARASGVAVGWGRSDQDAGAPPFWPWTQVLRTLLGGGPAGTPGAGLGVHAVELAPILPELADGGPRPPAPVVDPEAARFRLCQAATAALRELASGRRLLVVLDDLQWADVASHRLLSHLATTLADTPVVVLATYRDRDLDGREPLADTLAELARAVPVDRLELTGLEVADVAQVMASHTGTDPDEELARLIGDRTGGNPFFVLEVLRLLGTNGWPGRTTSEAAALVARQVPAGVRDVLRRRLGRLPDQTRTVLLVAAVIGHEFDLDVVRAVTGMDDDDALAAVELNVSAGLVVEDPATVGRFRFAHALIREAVYGEISRARRARLHARVGQALLDHRDDDADHVLQLAQHWWLAAPVVGPEQAVPHVIAGAEHCLDTLAHEEAERQLRRSLDLLAAVPPTTGRAASELHVHLRLGTLLVQLHDTASEEAWASFARARELADQLGDSSALLAAYHSLFEVAYARADHRAAGALAERMLGIAADTADPVASTVAHLALGRTLWGQGRLREAREQLEQGLRVAGGAPTAREPLPPVFILQLQLSAVLDPLGELEPAADLVAAAVEGSREQHPFARAAVLTGAALLAALRRDSSAARTWAAEAQDLADRWNFPAPSGYAAVVLGWVEALEGDPGVAIPSLRRELTQIEAGGVQHLLAWGFGLLAEAHLRDQQPTQALRLLDDALSRVARTGERLYESELHRLRALALLSLPEPRAEEARGALHRAVTLAAEQGSVLLQQRAADTCRGAATDRHSGSCDHPDAQS